Proteins encoded within one genomic window of Oryza glaberrima chromosome 12, OglaRS2, whole genome shotgun sequence:
- the LOC127757746 gene encoding subtilisin-chymotrypsin inhibitor-2A-like, translating into MSSGGKQDGGAAAGGEEERKTSWPEVVGLPVEKAKKVILKDMPDADIVVLPAGSPVTKDFRPNRVRIFVDTVADTPTIG; encoded by the coding sequence ATGAGCTCCGGCGGCAAGCAGgacggtggtgcggcggcgggcggtgaggaggagcggAAGACGTCGTGGCCGGAGGTGGTGGGGCTGCCGGTGGAGAAGGCGAAGAAGGTGATCCTCAAGGACATGCCTGACGCCGACATCGTCGTGCTTCCGGCGGGGTCGCCGGTGACCAAGGACTTCCGCCCCAACCGCGTCCGCATCTTCGTCGACACCGTCGCCGACACCCCCACTATCGGCTAG
- the LOC127757644 gene encoding subtilisin-chymotrypsin inhibitor-2A-like, with protein sequence MAGVVRSAASSGGEEERKTSWPEVVGLPVEEAKKVILKDMPDADIVVLPVGSPVTSDFRPNRVRIFVGTVASTPTIG encoded by the coding sequence ATGGCCGGAGTTgtgaggtcggcggcgagctccggtggcgaggaggagcggaaGACGTCGTGGCCGGAGGTGGTGGGGCTGCCGGTGGAGGAGGCAAAGAAGGTGATCCTCAAGGACATGCCAGACGCCGACATCGTCGTGCTTCCAGTGGGGTCGCCGGTGACCAGCGACTTCCGCCCCAACCGCGTCCGCATCTTCGTCGGCACCGTCGCCAGCACCCCCACCATCGGCTAG
- the LOC127756774 gene encoding uncharacterized protein LOC127756774, translated as MEYLSRVVAGLGILIFTWSTVVLLGGFVTTLDKKDFWFLTVITLCQTKEASSAIAGGSISSFYGIGRFLSTAFSIAEPPDGCNRLVRWASFVITHVIVPLFRILVFISIVFPVVVVYSFGICFSTAISLYRLTRRDLRLGSGDGDAAASTNLQKAALHVLYVLALVQGVLYFYRITFISTGRKMVRKVAKEYDYDLEDFLIDRYALETRDGCMKDLSFVRGRNLVTYAVSLIESAPIGSGKLLDGVRIMDTLIRQQNSAYYSADVDINGQRGLMRQLMIGSAFSTHILGKLIETISMPSRAEHDSNSSTELRGHAASIVAYFAGDIRLNMLPGGIECISSMLQLSTDTRSKDRFLQGMHILRKLAHHDDNCKVISNAEGLASRIMAPLSFDLLHRSDHEEYWSDVVEASMNLVARLVVAPGVTGVKLRREISSNMEAMVAMESVVACGECRPVLRELAIKILVRLAMDASSNMSPKSREKLLKSLVCIFTDGNMDSSIRKSARQALAMLSAKSKSYAVFILQANGNVVGVLTNMLLHSEENQSRVNAAEILSHLCNHYTKDDEYLAALKKAIKDVMPEVLRQVLQSGAPGGHVQKGPEANNARFSPSGTIDIENQDDGYNLNTYISSHQQNSEQHMGIELLASFLSLTATVFEVSQGQDLVQLIDAVAPRDDGFTFAGKLMDMVQRNIVVDGDHETMANCLRIMKSTTKMIISMVRHSCSSFAKEEDEDLESLIYYLHGHSVGINKWALAHSKINSLENHKSRCVQTAWSPDKLRATYPVRLRTVEIVRAP; from the exons GGCATCCAGTGCCATTGCAGGTGGATCAATATCGAGTTTCTACGGAATCGGTCGTTTTCTATCAACAGCGTTCAGCATCGCGGAGCCTCCTGATGGGTGCAACCGTCTAGTGCGATGGGCATCGTTCGTAATCACGCATGTCATAGTGCCATTGTTTCGGATCCTTGTGTTCATCTCTATTGTCTTTCCTGTAGTGGTTGTCTACTCATTTGGGATTTGCTTCTCCACCGCGATCTCTCTGTACCGTCTCACACGGCGTGACTTGCGCTTGGGCAGCGGCGATGGGGATGCTGCCGCCAGCACCAACCTGCAGAAGGCGGCGTTGCACGTTCTCTACGTGCTGGCTCTCGTCCAGGGCGTGCTTTACTTCTACAGAATAACCTTCATTTCGACAGGAAGGAAGATGGTGAGAAAAGTGGCCAAAGAGTATGACTACGACCTCGAAGATTTCTTGATTGACCGGTATGCGCTCGAAACGAGGGACGGATGCATGAAGGACCTATCCTTCGTCAGAGGAAGGAACCTGGTTACATACGCTGTCAGCCTGATAGAGTCTGCACCAATTGGCAGCGGCAAGTTGCTCGACGGCGTGAGGATCATGGACACTCTCATCAGGCAACAGAATTCGGCCTATTACAGTGCCGATGTGGATATAAACGGCCAACGCGGGCTGATGCGGCAGCTGATGATCGGATCCGCATTCTCAACCCACATACTCGGCAAGCTCATCGAGACTATAAGCATGCCCTCCCGAGCTGAGCACGATAGCAATAGCAGCACTGAGCTGAGGGGCCACGCCGCAAGTATAGTGGCCTACTTTGCCGGAGACATCCGCCTCAACATGCTCCCGGGAGGGATCGAATGCATCTCCTCCATGCTCCAGCTATCCACTGACACCCGGAGCAAAGACAGGTTTCTCCAGGGGATGCACATCCTCCGCAAACTCGCCCATCACGACGACAACTGCAAAGTCATCAGCAACGCTGAAGGTCTGGCCTCCAGGATCATGGCTCCTCTGAGCTTCGACCTGCTGCACCGCTCCGACCATGAAGAGTACTGGAGCGATGTTGTAGAGGCGTCCATGAATCTGGTGGCACGCCTTGTGGTTGCCCCTGGAGTCACAGGCGTCAAGCTACGCCGTGAGATCTCAAGCAATATGGAAGCTATGGTAGCTATGGAGAGTGTTGTCGCGTGTGGAGAATGCCGGCCAGTGCTGCGCGAACTCGCCATTAAGATCCTTGTGCGGCTAGCCATGGATGCATCTTCAAATATGAGCCCCAAAAGCAGAGAGAAATTACTCAAGTCTCTTGTATGCATCTTCACCGATGGTAACATGGACAGCTCTATCAGAAAATCGGCACGTCAAGCATTGGCTATGCTCTCTGCCAAGAGCAAAAGCTATGCGGTGTTTATCCTTCAGGCAAATGGCAATGTTGTTGGTGTTCTCACAAACATGCTTCTACATTCTGAAGAAAACCAAAGCAGAGTAAATGCAGCAGAAATCCTATCACACCTATGTAACCACTACACCAAGGATGATGAATACCTCGCGGCACTGAAGAAAGCCATCAAGGATGTGATGCCAGAG GTGCTCAGACAAGTACTTCAGAGTGGAGCCCCAGGGGGACATGTACAAAAGGGACCAGAGGCAAATAATGCCAGGTTTTCACCATCTGGTACCATCGACATTGAAAACCAAGACGACGGCTACAATCTAAATACCTACATTTCATCTCATCAGCAAAACAGCGAGCAACATATGGGCATAGAACTACTGGCATCTTTCTTATCTCTTACTGCGACAGTATTTGAGGTTAGTCAAGGTCAAGATTTAGTCCAGCTGATCGATGCAGTTGCCCCTAGAGATGATGGGTTTACCTTTGCTGGGAAGCTCATGGATATGGTACAAAGGAACATCGTCGTAGATGGAGACCATGAGACCATGGCTAACTGCCTAAGAATTATGAAGAGTACCACTAAAATGATCATATCAATGGTGAGACACAGCTGCAGTAGCTTCgcaaaagaagaagatgaagaccTGGAGAGCTTGATATATTATCTGCATGGTCATTCTGTTGGAATAAAtaaatgggccttagcccactcgaagattaattctttggaaaatcataaaagccggtgcgtgcaaacggcatggagtccggataagttacgcgcgacttatccggttcggttacgcacagtagagatcgtgcgggcgccctga